A genomic window from Companilactobacillus alimentarius DSM 20249 includes:
- a CDS encoding aryl-sulfate sulfotransferase, with protein MRRKKFFLLALIPFVLFILVGCSSKSDDAQTLSTAQIKKNIGSKLISTRENEQKDLTKEYQKVTKNKAYTLENPYTKVNPYKDSPLTALVIFKTNKEAKVSYTVAGKTANTSVTNSVKGYHKTHQVPVAGLYADDNNTITITVTYKDGTTDTKELTLKTGALPKYIANAKIVVSKNDKDKMDIGQNKLTLINRTTKEPFAIDADGNVRWYSTNYSQHTIEQTDNGHLLILTKKNVDSSVYNDLIETDVMGRVYQEYSFNSKVKSNDSGNAKDETTVIHHDLLELPNKDILATVNDGSKYKEDVMVQISHKTGKIVKVIDLKKLLPSSMYKNYKKGSDGKIDWFHQNAVDYDKTDNTIMISGRNQDMIMKLNYKTNKIIWIYSGKSKSSWPKKYRSKLLTPTKGTTITGGQHGLYQLSKDKNGENIILYDNNIDVTNGNKKTSGKYSQAVQYHINTKKMTIDQTWAYGKSLGKGNFTNIIGYAERESNGNTLIDFGFKNNGKESNIIEVDKDNNQVFNVTIKNASSKAYVYRAYRLEFYPSGYTFDVNK; from the coding sequence ATGAGGAGGAAAAAGTTTTTTTTACTTGCGTTAATTCCCTTTGTATTGTTTATACTGGTGGGGTGTTCTAGTAAATCTGATGATGCTCAGACTTTGTCTACGGCCCAGATTAAAAAGAACATTGGTTCAAAATTAATCTCTACTAGGGAAAATGAACAAAAGGATCTAACGAAAGAATATCAGAAAGTTACTAAGAATAAAGCCTATACTTTGGAGAATCCCTATACGAAAGTTAATCCATATAAGGATTCACCATTAACAGCTTTGGTTATTTTCAAGACTAATAAGGAAGCAAAAGTTAGTTATACTGTAGCTGGAAAGACTGCTAATACTAGTGTCACAAATTCAGTTAAGGGTTATCACAAGACGCATCAAGTACCTGTAGCAGGGTTATATGCTGACGATAATAATACTATTACTATAACCGTGACTTATAAGGATGGTACGACTGATACGAAAGAATTGACGTTAAAGACGGGGGCTCTTCCTAAGTATATCGCCAATGCTAAAATTGTGGTTTCTAAAAATGATAAGGATAAGATGGATATTGGTCAAAACAAATTGACTCTGATCAATCGAACGACTAAAGAACCATTCGCAATTGATGCTGATGGAAATGTCAGATGGTATTCTACCAATTATTCACAACATACGATTGAACAGACTGATAATGGTCACTTACTTATTTTGACCAAAAAGAACGTTGATTCATCCGTTTATAATGATCTGATTGAAACAGATGTCATGGGTCGAGTTTATCAGGAATATAGCTTTAATAGTAAGGTTAAATCAAACGATAGTGGTAATGCCAAAGATGAAACAACGGTTATTCATCATGATTTATTAGAATTGCCGAATAAAGATATTCTAGCAACAGTAAATGACGGTTCCAAGTATAAGGAAGATGTCATGGTTCAAATTTCGCATAAAACTGGTAAAATTGTCAAAGTGATTGATTTGAAGAAACTCTTACCTAGTTCAATGTATAAGAACTATAAGAAGGGTTCCGATGGCAAGATTGATTGGTTCCATCAAAATGCGGTGGATTACGATAAGACTGATAATACAATTATGATTTCCGGTCGTAATCAAGATATGATCATGAAATTAAATTATAAGACTAATAAAATTATTTGGATTTACAGTGGTAAGTCTAAGTCTAGCTGGCCGAAGAAATATCGTAGTAAGCTTTTGACTCCAACGAAGGGTACTACGATTACCGGAGGACAACACGGACTTTATCAATTGAGTAAAGATAAAAATGGTGAGAATATTATTCTTTATGACAATAATATTGATGTAACTAATGGTAACAAGAAGACTTCTGGTAAGTATTCGCAAGCCGTTCAGTATCATATCAATACTAAGAAGATGACCATTGACCAAACTTGGGCTTATGGAAAATCTTTAGGTAAGGGTAATTTTACTAATATCATTGGTTATGCCGAACGTGAAAGCAATGGCAATACATTGATTGATTTCGGATTTAAGAATAATGGTAAAGAAAGTAATATTATTGAAGTTGACAAAGATAATAATCAAGTCTTTAATGTAACAATTAAAAATGCTTCATCTAAAGCTTATGTCTATCGGGCTTATCGCTTAGAATTTTATCCAAGTGGATATACTTTCGATGTTAATAAGTAG
- a CDS encoding FGGY-family carbohydrate kinase produces MKYLLGIDQSTQGTKVVLVDQDGQILRKLTRSHHQIISKQGWVSHDLREIYQNILFLIRKLLDDPKVDSKKIVGLGITNQRETAAAWSKSTGKPLSESVVWQCSRAKEICERIGKTGVLKTVYQKTGMPLSPYFTAAKFTWLLENVSEVKIASEKGDLCLGTIDSWLIYQLTKGGNFKTEPSNASRTQLMNLETGDWDNDLLKIFNLKKSYLAQIVDSNDQFGMTDFEGILNHKIPIYGVMGDSQAALFGQRCINFGDVKSTYGTGSSIMMNVGSDPVRSKNRLMTSVAWQINGKPTYVLEGNINYSGAVIKWLKDDLGLIEHSAETEEMAYRANKDDKTYLIPAFTGLGAPYWNDNATGTITGMTRKTRKNEVVKAGLESIAYQINDVLQLMKKDTSCQIKSLKVDGGATANNYLMQFQSDLLQAQLKIPNVEELSVLGSVFLAGLQLGIYNEKTIGEAVEYQTFNSKMNLLDCTKKVQGWHNAISLINV; encoded by the coding sequence ATGAAATACTTATTAGGAATTGATCAGAGTACACAAGGTACAAAGGTTGTTTTAGTTGATCAAGATGGTCAGATTCTAAGGAAACTAACGCGCAGTCATCATCAAATCATCAGTAAACAAGGTTGGGTGAGTCATGATTTACGAGAAATTTATCAAAATATATTATTTTTAATTAGAAAACTTTTGGACGATCCGAAAGTTGATTCTAAGAAGATTGTTGGTCTAGGGATTACCAATCAAAGAGAGACCGCCGCCGCGTGGTCTAAGTCAACTGGTAAGCCATTGTCAGAGTCAGTCGTTTGGCAGTGTTCACGAGCAAAGGAGATTTGTGAACGGATTGGAAAGACTGGCGTTTTGAAAACAGTATATCAAAAAACTGGTATGCCCCTGTCACCCTATTTCACTGCTGCTAAATTTACTTGGTTGTTGGAAAATGTTTCCGAAGTAAAAATTGCTTCCGAAAAAGGAGATCTCTGCCTAGGGACAATTGATAGCTGGTTGATTTATCAATTAACAAAAGGTGGAAATTTTAAAACAGAACCTTCTAATGCTTCCAGAACCCAATTGATGAATTTAGAGACAGGAGATTGGGATAATGATTTATTGAAGATTTTTAATTTGAAGAAATCATATTTAGCTCAGATTGTTGATTCTAATGATCAATTTGGCATGACTGATTTTGAAGGAATTTTAAATCATAAGATTCCAATTTATGGCGTGATGGGAGATTCCCAAGCAGCTTTGTTTGGACAAAGATGTATTAATTTCGGCGATGTTAAATCAACTTATGGAACAGGATCGTCAATTATGATGAATGTTGGTTCTGATCCAGTCAGATCGAAGAATCGCCTGATGACTTCTGTTGCTTGGCAAATTAATGGAAAGCCTACGTATGTTTTAGAGGGAAATATTAATTATTCAGGTGCAGTTATCAAATGGTTAAAAGATGATTTGGGGTTAATTGAACACAGTGCAGAGACTGAGGAGATGGCCTATCGTGCTAATAAGGATGACAAAACTTATTTGATTCCGGCATTTACAGGTTTGGGAGCTCCATATTGGAATGATAATGCGACTGGTACAATAACTGGGATGACACGGAAAACAAGAAAAAATGAAGTTGTTAAAGCTGGACTGGAAAGTATTGCTTATCAAATAAATGATGTCTTGCAATTGATGAAAAAGGATACCAGTTGCCAAATTAAATCTTTGAAAGTCGATGGTGGGGCAACCGCTAATAATTATTTGATGCAATTTCAAAGTGATTTGTTACAAGCACAATTAAAAATTCCTAATGTTGAAGAGTTAAGTGTGCTGGGGTCAGTATTCTTAGCTGGACTGCAATTAGGAATCTATAATGAAAAAACTATTGGAGAAGCCGTAGAATATCAAACATTCAATTCAAAAATGAATTTGCTTGATTGTACAAAAAAGGTACAGGGATGGCATAATGCAATTTCTCTAATCAATGTATAA
- a CDS encoding transketolase family protein → MSEENARKVGEVICEQLIDAGKKDSDITVLTSDSRGSGSLVPFANELPKQIVEVGIAEQDLVTISAGLAHSGKRPFAVSPAAFLTMRSIEQVKVDVSYSNTNVKLLGISGGNSYSVLGSTHHSLQDLAITRAIPNLEIYMPCDQYQTIGLFKYLVKSDKPAYIRIGKKALSNCYSTPEEAFVKPGKANVLRNGKDVALVAMGETVPEALKAVDLLAKEGIKATVIDLVSLKPLDANLLAQISNEFSDIYTIEEHSIYNGIGSAVAEVVATNGNAKLHILGFPDEPAIAGTQDEVFGYYGLDGSGIAKNVQKSIS, encoded by the coding sequence ATGTCAGAAGAAAATGCACGAAAAGTTGGAGAAGTTATTTGTGAACAATTAATAGATGCTGGAAAAAAGGATTCTGATATTACCGTCTTAACCAGTGATTCCAGAGGCTCTGGTTCCTTAGTTCCTTTTGCTAATGAACTTCCTAAACAAATTGTGGAAGTAGGTATTGCTGAACAAGATCTAGTTACGATCAGTGCTGGATTGGCTCATAGTGGCAAGCGTCCCTTTGCAGTTTCACCGGCAGCATTCTTGACCATGAGAAGTATCGAGCAGGTCAAAGTGGATGTTTCTTATTCCAACACGAATGTTAAATTGCTCGGAATCAGTGGTGGAAACTCATACAGTGTTCTTGGCAGTACTCACCATTCTCTTCAAGATTTAGCAATTACTAGAGCTATCCCTAATTTGGAAATTTATATGCCCTGCGATCAGTATCAAACAATTGGCTTATTTAAGTATTTAGTTAAATCTGATAAACCAGCCTATATTAGAATTGGTAAAAAAGCTCTAAGCAATTGTTATTCCACACCAGAAGAAGCTTTTGTAAAACCGGGCAAAGCTAATGTCTTAAGAAATGGCAAAGATGTGGCTTTAGTAGCAATGGGTGAAACAGTACCTGAAGCCTTAAAAGCTGTTGATCTATTGGCTAAAGAAGGCATCAAGGCAACCGTTATTGATTTAGTAAGTTTGAAGCCATTAGATGCAAATTTATTGGCTCAAATCAGTAATGAATTTTCTGATATTTATACAATTGAAGAACACAGTATTTATAACGGAATTGGCTCAGCTGTAGCTGAAGTAGTGGCTACTAATGGTAATGCCAAGCTACATATCTTAGGTTTTCCTGATGAACCGGCAATTGCCGGAACACAGGATGAAGTCTTTGGCTATTATGGACTTGATGGTTCAGGCATTGCTAAGAACGTTCAAAAATCAATTTCTTAA
- a CDS encoding transketolase, protein MEVEQLEKKAIEMRKATWEMIYRAKTGHTGSDLSCTDILVALYYKVLNQSPESFKSANRDRYIQSKGHAVEILLNVLADRGYFPKSDLLTYSQFKSAYIGHPNNHVNGIEMNTGSLGHGLALSVGIAKAAKMDDKDYHTYVLMGDGEQAEGSVWEAAMAAGNFNLDNLTAIIDHNGLQITGKTKDVMNSEPLKAKYEAFGWNVVEIDGNDMSQLVAAFDLKPVLHKPTLILADTIKGRGVSFAENKVEWHHKVPTKEQYEEALAVFNQELEDRK, encoded by the coding sequence ATGGAAGTCGAACAATTAGAGAAAAAGGCTATTGAAATGAGAAAAGCAACTTGGGAAATGATTTATCGTGCTAAAACCGGCCATACTGGTTCAGATTTATCTTGTACCGATATTTTAGTTGCTCTCTACTATAAAGTTTTGAATCAGTCGCCAGAATCTTTTAAAAGTGCAAATCGTGACAGATATATTCAATCCAAAGGTCATGCGGTAGAAATATTATTGAACGTTTTAGCTGACCGCGGATACTTTCCCAAGAGTGATCTACTAACATATTCACAATTCAAATCAGCATATATTGGTCATCCTAATAATCATGTGAATGGAATTGAAATGAATACGGGTTCTCTTGGGCATGGTTTAGCTTTAAGTGTCGGAATTGCTAAAGCCGCTAAGATGGATGACAAAGATTATCATACTTATGTTTTGATGGGCGATGGTGAACAAGCTGAGGGATCAGTTTGGGAAGCCGCAATGGCTGCAGGTAATTTCAATTTAGATAATTTGACTGCCATTATTGATCATAATGGTTTACAAATTACTGGCAAAACGAAGGATGTCATGAATAGCGAACCGCTGAAAGCTAAATATGAAGCCTTTGGCTGGAATGTTGTCGAAATTGATGGCAATGATATGTCACAATTAGTCGCTGCATTTGATTTGAAACCAGTCTTGCACAAACCAACTTTGATTTTAGCCGATACTATTAAAGGTCGTGGTGTTTCGTTCGCTGAGAATAAAGTGGAATGGCATCATAAGGTTCCAACTAAAGAACAATATGAAGAAGCCTTGGCAGTATTTAATCAGGAATTGGAGGACAGAAAATAA
- a CDS encoding L-fucose/L-arabinose isomerase family protein, whose protein sequence is MSVDKIKLGFAPTRRNIFSADAAIEYADYTRKKLDELGVDYVDIKDVNDDGLLYDDNGMNKIADKFQNAHIDGLFLANENFGTEYECARLAKKLNVPVLLWGPKDEAPAADGSRLRDTQCGLFAIGKVLRRFQIPFTYVKNCDLDDPAFEQGVRDFIKVCNVVKTFKNTRILQIGPRPFDFWSTMVNEGELLEKFNISLSPIPLTELVEKIHEVVDKKDPEIVESENTLKEIADVKISDKDLQMVAALKVAIKKLAKDYGCNSAAIQCWTALQDEGLPVTCETDIHGVISELLVEAATLGDHRAIFADVNCRHPDNPNGELLQHLGVFPFSTAKNKPTLPKSHFVFDYPGSVGFQAQDGNYTLCRFDGDNGKYSMLMGNAKTCAGPYEQGTYIWLQFANLNRFETKLVYGPYIHHMAAVRDDVVPVLYEACKYLGVTPDFYDPIEDDVKAYLRGDSSSILK, encoded by the coding sequence ATGAGTGTAGATAAAATTAAACTAGGTTTTGCTCCAACAAGAAGAAACATCTTCTCTGCTGATGCTGCAATCGAATATGCTGATTACACACGTAAGAAATTAGATGAATTAGGGGTCGATTATGTTGATATTAAAGATGTTAACGATGATGGACTACTTTACGATGATAATGGTATGAATAAAATTGCCGATAAATTTCAAAATGCTCACATTGATGGATTGTTCCTAGCCAATGAAAATTTTGGAACTGAATATGAATGTGCTCGTCTTGCCAAGAAATTAAATGTGCCTGTTTTACTTTGGGGACCTAAAGATGAAGCCCCAGCGGCTGATGGTTCACGTTTGAGAGATACCCAATGTGGTTTGTTTGCTATTGGTAAAGTTTTACGTCGTTTCCAAATTCCCTTCACTTATGTAAAGAACTGTGATCTTGATGACCCGGCTTTCGAACAAGGTGTGCGTGATTTCATTAAAGTTTGCAACGTCGTTAAGACTTTTAAGAACACTAGAATTCTTCAAATTGGACCTCGTCCCTTTGACTTCTGGAGCACAATGGTCAATGAAGGCGAACTGTTAGAGAAATTCAATATTTCCCTTTCACCCATTCCTTTAACTGAATTGGTTGAGAAGATCCATGAAGTTGTCGACAAGAAAGATCCTGAAATTGTTGAATCAGAAAATACTTTAAAAGAAATTGCCGACGTTAAAATTTCTGATAAAGATTTACAAATGGTTGCTGCACTTAAAGTTGCTATCAAAAAACTAGCCAAAGACTATGGCTGCAATTCTGCTGCTATCCAGTGTTGGACTGCACTTCAAGATGAAGGACTTCCTGTAACTTGTGAAACTGATATTCATGGTGTCATCTCTGAGTTGTTGGTTGAAGCAGCTACTTTAGGCGATCACCGTGCTATCTTTGCCGATGTTAACTGTCGTCACCCAGATAATCCCAATGGTGAACTGTTACAACATTTAGGAGTATTTCCATTCTCAACCGCCAAGAACAAACCGACTTTGCCTAAATCTCACTTTGTCTTCGACTATCCAGGGTCCGTTGGTTTCCAAGCTCAAGATGGTAACTACACCCTTTGCCGCTTTGACGGCGATAATGGCAAATACTCAATGTTAATGGGAAATGCAAAAACTTGTGCTGGCCCATATGAACAAGGAACTTATATCTGGTTACAATTTGCTAACCTCAACCGTTTTGAAACAAAATTAGTTTATGGTCCATATATTCATCACATGGCAGCAGTCCGTGATGATGTTGTGCCTGTTCTCTATGAAGCATGTAAATATTTAGGAGTTACTCCTGATTTCTATGATCCAATTGAAGATGATGTTAAAGCCTATCTTCGTGGTGATAGTTCTTCAATTCTTAAATAA
- a CDS encoding LacI family DNA-binding transcriptional regulator produces MTVKMDDIARLANVSKSAVSLALNGKDGVSQETRDKIFDVVNKYGYKPLRKSKKNTDKIITSVNFLVVKASGLVSGNYRSLPFFDSLISSLSEEVSDTGGNLKIITTDSETLPQTLDDLRKDQTNGTIVLGTDLNATQAELINNKLNNVVFVDTYFDNITADFVTMDNYQGALLAGNYILEKGYTNIGYFASDKIISNFIERRRGLRDALKSANIKIDNNHFYSVSPTEVNPKGLDIDNITKQGLPDVIFCEDDYIAIRLIKAAQQKNIKIPKQLAIVGFDDIYESSLISPELTTVHVPVDQMAQQALFQLQKRLFTPNWLPQKTLVSTKLIKRNSI; encoded by the coding sequence ATGACTGTAAAAATGGATGACATCGCTCGCCTCGCCAACGTTTCAAAATCGGCTGTATCCCTAGCCCTAAATGGTAAAGACGGAGTAAGTCAAGAAACAAGAGATAAGATTTTTGATGTTGTTAACAAGTATGGTTATAAACCATTGCGTAAAAGCAAAAAAAATACCGATAAAATCATCACTAGCGTTAATTTCTTAGTAGTCAAGGCATCAGGATTGGTTAGTGGCAATTACCGCTCATTACCATTCTTCGATAGTTTAATCTCATCACTTTCAGAAGAAGTTAGTGACACTGGGGGAAATTTAAAAATTATTACCACCGATAGCGAGACCTTGCCTCAAACCCTCGATGATCTGAGAAAAGATCAAACTAACGGCACAATCGTTTTAGGTACAGATTTAAACGCTACACAAGCAGAGTTGATCAACAATAAATTAAATAATGTCGTCTTTGTAGATACCTACTTTGATAACATTACTGCCGACTTTGTAACGATGGACAATTACCAAGGAGCTCTATTAGCAGGTAATTACATTTTGGAGAAAGGCTATACTAATATCGGTTATTTTGCCTCTGATAAGATTATTTCCAATTTCATCGAGCGTCGCCGTGGTTTAAGAGATGCTTTGAAATCAGCTAATATCAAGATTGATAACAATCATTTTTACTCAGTTTCTCCAACCGAAGTAAATCCTAAAGGATTAGATATCGACAATATTACCAAACAAGGACTTCCTGATGTGATTTTCTGTGAAGATGACTACATTGCAATCAGATTAATTAAAGCAGCCCAACAAAAGAATATCAAAATTCCTAAACAACTGGCAATCGTCGGTTTCGATGATATTTACGAAAGCTCACTCATAAGTCCTGAATTAACTACAGTTCATGTTCCTGTTGATCAAATGGCACAGCAAGCATTATTCCAATTGCAAAAGAGACTCTTTACACCAAATTGGTTACCACAAAAGACACTTGTCTCTACTAAACTAATTAAAAGAAACTCAATTTAA
- a CDS encoding DUF4038 domain-containing protein: MLSIKNQQIYKNGKPFFYYADTCWSAFTNISNDDWKYYLNYRKQQGFNTIQINILKQWDASGDDLNIYPFPITTNEDGSYSFDYSTLNTNYFDRAEKMLIEMQKRDLVPVLVLMWANYVPGTWASHIAKNNLFPYEAIEKYVTYVTKRFKKFNPIYFVSGDTDFPSEETTKYYRKVFEVAKQNDSNALYSFHIKGRFEQLPDEFKNKIDFFSYQSGHNFEGQSTAYKIPIHQRILGFNKPIINTEPCYEQISYSRNMYGRYSARDVRKASWSSVLSGANAGITYGAHGIWSWHHTGATFGIVEGEGFDAPFDWHDAIHFNGANDIAFLKNIILREFPNGCSPTNILINNEESIRSAFNKTRNKLIIYVPTNTKINLKDFNFDETNSKVKVIDLLNHNNKSLNWFKPKTLDMSNVQADSVIILSKE, from the coding sequence ATGCTATCAATTAAAAATCAGCAAATTTACAAAAATGGAAAGCCTTTCTTTTATTACGCTGATACCTGTTGGAGTGCCTTTACAAATATCAGTAATGACGATTGGAAATATTATCTGAACTATCGAAAACAACAAGGTTTTAATACTATTCAAATAAATATACTTAAACAATGGGATGCTAGTGGTGATGATTTAAATATCTATCCATTCCCTATTACCACTAATGAGGATGGCTCTTATTCATTCGATTACTCAACATTAAATACTAATTATTTTGATCGTGCTGAAAAAATGTTAATAGAAATGCAGAAAAGAGACCTAGTACCAGTTTTAGTTTTGATGTGGGCTAATTACGTACCCGGTACTTGGGCTTCACACATCGCAAAAAATAATTTATTCCCTTATGAAGCAATTGAAAAATACGTTACTTATGTTACGAAAAGATTCAAAAAATTCAATCCAATTTATTTTGTCAGTGGCGATACTGATTTCCCATCTGAGGAAACAACAAAATATTACCGAAAGGTCTTTGAAGTAGCTAAACAAAATGATTCTAATGCTCTTTATTCCTTCCATATCAAAGGCAGATTTGAGCAATTACCAGACGAATTTAAAAATAAAATAGACTTTTTTAGTTATCAATCTGGACATAATTTTGAGGGGCAAAGTACTGCTTATAAAATTCCAATTCATCAAAGGATATTAGGATTTAATAAACCAATTATTAATACTGAACCATGTTATGAGCAAATCAGTTATAGCAGAAATATGTATGGTAGATATTCCGCAAGAGATGTTAGAAAAGCTTCTTGGAGCTCTGTTTTATCAGGAGCTAATGCCGGTATTACTTATGGTGCACATGGGATTTGGAGTTGGCATCATACCGGAGCAACTTTTGGAATTGTTGAAGGTGAGGGATTCGATGCCCCATTTGATTGGCATGATGCAATTCATTTCAATGGTGCCAATGATATTGCCTTCCTAAAAAATATTATTTTAAGAGAATTTCCCAATGGTTGTAGTCCTACGAATATTTTAATCAATAATGAAGAAAGCATCCGCTCAGCTTTTAACAAAACAAGAAATAAATTAATTATCTACGTTCCTACTAATACAAAGATCAATCTAAAAGATTTTAATTTTGACGAAACTAACTCAAAAGTAAAAGTAATTGATTTATTAAATCATAATAATAAATCACTCAATTGGTTTAAACCCAAAACTCTTGATATGAGTAATGTTCAAGCCGATTCAGTAATTATTCTATCAAAGGAG